One Papaver somniferum cultivar HN1 chromosome 10, ASM357369v1, whole genome shotgun sequence genomic window carries:
- the LOC113315622 gene encoding uncharacterized protein LOC113315622, translated as MCEHFTTDAFKKNSERGRLGAAVKQLNGINHSNGNKSFTSIEYELLQAGEPCDPVTFFRRTHDPEKKINAKCKEMSEKMKAMKEAADRGETNDTPEEIFNKVRNAGCSGKRRRKAHPTNYSLYQKKEEEMAELKVRMASLEQENKRLKKETGPNATKKWLNEYLVKNGMPAMELSSEDEAEDDDEDADVHGSQIHEHRDAFEGSDMEAEEEDVDAFADGQEE; from the exons AAAAATTCTGAAAGAGGACGTCTTGGTGCGGCTGTGAAGCAACTCAACGGTATCAACCACAGCAATGGCAACAAAAGTTTCACTAGTATCGAATACGAGTTG CTGCAAGCCGGAGAGCCTTGTGATCCAGTGACTTTCTTCCGACGAACCCATGATCCTGAAAAGAAAATCAACGCCAAATGCAAAGAAATGAGT GAAAAAATGAAGGCCATGAAGGAAGCCGCAGATCGGGGAGAAACTAATGACACTCCAGAAGAGATATTTAACAAAGTTCGTAATGCTGGATGTTCGGGTAAACGTCGTCGCAAGGCTCATCCAACTAACTACAGTTTAtaccagaaaaaagaagaagaaatggccgaATTGAAAGTAAGAATGGCATCCTTGGAACAGGAAAACAAAAGGCTTAAGAAAGAAACAGGTCCGAACGCGACAAAGAAGTGGTTGAATGAATATCTTGTTAAAAATGGCATGCCGGCTATGGAATTATCATCTGAAGATGAAgcggaagatgatgatgaagatgctgATGTGCACGGGAGTCAAATTCATGAACATCGAGATGCCTTTGAAGGTAGTGATATGGAAGCTGAAGAGGAGGATGTAGATGCCTTTGCAGATGGTCAAGAAGAATGA